In Octopus bimaculoides isolate UCB-OBI-ISO-001 chromosome 21, ASM119413v2, whole genome shotgun sequence, a single window of DNA contains:
- the LOC106877784 gene encoding probable caffeoyl-CoA O-methyltransferase 1, which yields MDNSLKGLPLYDPALKELKLWYESTEDKGTKERLLKILQMHIKRDCYALNLNTPVTPVRQEILQFTNTNNWELLAQQKVTQYRLGPNMASGEWAGQVLKMLVSMQKAKTVIEIGMFTGFASLSMAEALPADGQLFACDIEPYLEKSARSFFDKSPHGKKITIKIGPALETLKTLAKEGVKADFIFIDADKSGYIDYFKSVLDNNILAPRGTIAFDNIYWFGEPYLQKGCENTVMAIVHKAIIDDPRVEQVWIPPSPSSSPSIVPGRVLGFGERSKSIT from the exons ATGGACAACAGTTTAAAAGGATTACCTTTATATGACCCAGCTCTGAAGGAGCTAAAGCTTTGGTATGAGAGCACTGAAGACAAAGGGACCAAAGAACGACTTCTGAAAATCTTGCAGATGCACATCAAGCGTGACTGTTATGCACTGAACTTAAACACTCCGGTGACACCAGTTCGTCAGGAAATTCTTCAGTTTACTAACACCAATAATTGGGAACTTTTGGCCCAGCAGAAAGTCACACAGTATAGGCTGGGCCCTAATATGGCGTCGGGAGAATGGGCAg GTCAAGTCCTCAAGATGCTGGTCAGCATGCAGAAAGCCAAAACTGTGATAGAAATTGGCATGTTTACTGGATTTGCAAGTTTGTCCATGGCTGAAGCCCTTCCGGCCGATGGGCAGCTGTTTGCGTGTGACATTGAACCCTACCTTGAGAAATCTGCTCGCAGCTTCTTTGATAAAAGTCCACATGGCAAGAAAATCACCATCAAAATTG GCCCAGCCCTGGAGACATTGAAGACCCTGGCAAAGGAAGGTGTAAAGGCAGACTTTATCTTCATCGATGCAGACAAGTCTGGATACATAGATTACTTCAAG tCAGTGTTGGACAATAACATATTGGCCCCACGAGGAACCATTGCTTTTGATAACATCTACTGGTTTGGTGAACCTTATCTTCAAAAAGGCTGTGAAAATACTGTGATGGCGATTGTTCATAAAGCAATTATTGATGACCCACGTGTTGAACAGGTATGGATACCACCTTCCCCTTCATCTTCTCCATCCATTGTTCCTGGGAGGGTCTTGGGTTTCGGGGAAAggtctaagtcgattacataa